The Microcebus murinus isolate Inina chromosome 9, M.murinus_Inina_mat1.0, whole genome shotgun sequence nucleotide sequence ATGATGTACATTCACTTTAAATTATATAGTAAATTTGGTTGCTTCATTGGAATAAAGGATTTCAGATGTGATAAAACATTATGTagggccggtgcggtggctcacgcctgtaatcctggcactctgggaggccaaggcaggcggattgctcaaggtcaggagttagaaaccagcctgagcaagagtgagaccccatctctactataaatggaaagaaattaattggccaactaaaaatatatagaaaaaattagccgggcatggtggcgcatgcctgtagtcctagctacttgggaggctgaggcagcaggattgctggagcccaggagtttgaggttgctgtgagctaggctgatccatggcactcactctagcctgggcaaaaaagtgggacactgtctcaaaagaaagtaACAAAACATTATGTAGAAGACTTGTCGTAAGTGTTCTAATGTTAATGTTTAAAAGGAATTTGTTTTCAAGTTACTAAATGTAACTCTAGTAAGCACCTTACTTGTGTGGTCCTTGGCTATTTTAGGACAGAAGCCTATCTGGATTAACAGACCCAGATCAGGAAGTGAAGAAATGGCAACCAAAGTTAATGTAAATATCGTATACTGCTACTTTTAAGCATCACCCAAAAGAAAGTGCCTCACATCCTGTTAATGTGAAGATCTTTCTGAGTTTACAGTGAATCAGAAGCAAATCATGAGAAGTGTGTCACATGGCCAATGAAGGGAAGCATAGTAGTATCAATAAGGAATGCCAGCCATAtaacaagaatgaaaaataggCACAACTCAAAATCAAGAATataggccaggcttggtggctcacgcctataatcctaacactccgggaggccaaggtgagaggatcttttgaggtcaggaggtcaaaaccagcctaagcaagagcgagaccctatctctactaaaaatgaaaaaattagctgggtgtggtggtgcatgcctatagtcccaactacttgggagactgaggtggaaggattgctttagcccaggagttcaaggttgtaatgagctattatgccactgcactcaacccAGGGTccctgagtgagactctgtctcaaaaagaaaaaatgaaacaaacccaAAAAATAGAGCCATTTAGTATAGTGCAAATGACCTCACACACATAGCCAGTGATAATAGCTTATATATATAGTGCTTAACTAGTGACTAAATATTGTCACTTTCATTGTTTCATTTGATCTTAAGAATACTCTCTTAAGTAAGGCAAACAGATAAAAAATCATTGTGAGTTAGGTATAGTGGATATTTAAACCacattttacaagtgaagaaacaAACTTGAAAACAGTTAAGTGACTACTGCAAATTACAGAGCTAATACTAGATCCCAGATCTTTGTATTCCTAGTTCAGTCCTCTTTCCACTATGTCAAGAAGACTTTAAAGGCAAGAATGGgttaaatatagtaaaatgaaGAATAGCTATAGTTTTGATCctgaatcattaagaaaatgttaaGGTAAATTCAGTGCTCACAATTTAGGAAGGCAAAAAAATACTCCTTCGTAGTAGTAAATTGTCTGACAATTCGGCAAACCCCTTGCTTAAGAGACTCTTAGATAGTCAAGGTTTGAAATTGTTTATGTTGTTTAAGATTAAGAACTCTGATGATTAGGCtgatcttactcattgtggtagTCCTTGCAGCATCTAGTGTCTTCCACTTAGtagtatttgttgaacaaatactTACTGCTTAATAATACTGTATAAGTTTGAATTCCATGATTATAAGTAATCTTTTGGTCTGTCCTTGTTGGATTTTTTTGCACATGGATACAAGGCATAGAATTGTTTTAGAAAACTAGATAAATTCTAGGTCTTAGGAGAAATAAGGTCTCTTCTTAAAACATAAGTTTGATATTAAGGGTTTGGAGGTTGACAGAAATGCTGATACTTAATGGCCAATGGACAAAAAGGTAGGGACAATTACAGGTTCATGTAgagaaatttttaattgtgacctttttttgctatattttatgtagcaatttttgaaaatagttttgaaaattagtgcattatttttatagtcttattttagtaaatcaaaatttttttcctttctaatttagcTGTAGTGATCCTGTGCAGCGAATTGAGCAGTGTACACGAGGTTCTCTCTTCATGTGTAGCATTGTTCAAGGGTGCAAGAGAACATATTTGTCTCAGAGAGACTTACAGGCTCATATCAACCATCGCCATATGAGAGCTGAAAAACCTGTTACCTGTGCTTCGCTTGAAAATGTTCATCCTCCTATTGCCCCACCACCAACTGAAATCCCTGATCGTTTTATAATGCCACCAGACAAGCATCATATGAGCCATATTCCGCCAAAGCAGCACATCATGATGCCACCACCTCCTTTGCAACATGTGCCACATGAGCACTATAATCAGCCACATGAGGATATTCGTGCTCCTCCAGCAGAATTGTCTATGGCTCCACCTCCACCTCGTTCGGTCAGTCAGGAAACCTTTCGTATTTCAACAAGAAAACACAGCAATTTAATAACTGTCCCTATTCAGGATGACTCAAATTCAGGTGCTAGAGAACCaccacctcctgccccagcacCTGCTCACCATCATCCTGAATATCAGGGCCAACCAGTGGTATCGCACCCTCATCATATTATGCCTCCACAGCAACATTAtgcaccacccccacctcctccaccaccaATAAGCCATCCAATGCCACATCCTCCCCAGGCTGCAGGTACTCCTCACTTGGTATATAGCCAAGCTCCACCTCCACCAATGACCTCTGCTCCACCACCAATAACCCCTCCCCCTGGACATATTATTGCCCAGATGCCACCTTATATGAATCATCCTCCTCCAGGACCTCCCCCACCTCAACATGGTGGTCCACCTGTAACTGCACCCCCTCCTCACCATTATAATCCTAACTCTTTACCCCAGTTCACTGAAGATCAAGGAACTCTGAGCCCTCCATTTACACAACCAGGGGGAATGAGTCCTGGTATATGGCCCGTACCAAGagggccacctcctcctccacgaATGCAGGGTCCGCCTTCTCAAACCCCACTTCCTGGACCACATCATCCAGATCAGACAAGATATAGACCGTATTACCAATGATAATAGTGTTTTGAACTGAAGATatgatgaggaaaaaaacttATGTATAGTCAATCTTTTAATTAAGCTTTGACTTTTGGGAAGGAAAAGTACCTCTTACTGAGGTGGCTATAAAACACATAGGGTCTTGTctcttaaaatgcttttaaatcttGACTTTAGGATTGATTTCAAGTACTATactatagtgcagattaagtgGCTCAGTTGAGCACAGCTATATTTTAACACCTTTGTTCCCCTAGTGTGGTAAATTGACCCAGAGGTGACCATttgtaaaaaatttgaaaaaaattttcattgttcCACTTTCAAAAGTATTGCTTTTGTTAAACCCAATGTTTAGTTTTTCTTGTGATACATTTTGTTAACCTGTGTAAAaggattaaatttcaatatggttgtaaaaatgctatttttatgtgaatttaagTGCAGCcacatactgttttttaaaaccatatgttTTACCACTAATTTCCCAAAGTTACAATAAAATCCTAAAAGTAAAAATCTACTAGAATTTGCTATAAGGCAGACTGTTAAATGATAGAGAACTATTTCACATTTTAGGCACTGAAATTTTGAGGTCTAGTAAGTATCTAATGCACTTCACTTGGATGCCTTTTCATTTTTAGGCAGCCTCAGGAGCACCAAAATATATTGGATTCTAGTACTGAGATATGTTTGTAATATTAAAAGGCATTACTAATTATTTGGAAAGATACGGCCAAAGTAATCAATTCTACAGGCTTCAAGCTGGTGGAGGATGCTGTTACTCATTAATGCTTTTTTACTGAATGGTTGGAATCACATGATGCACCATACATATTAAGCTTAAGTAACATTATTTTGTAGAACTGTTTAAATGGTGTTATTTAGATGAAATGTGTTCTGTTCATTGTCTTAAACTAAATATTTAGGGCTGAATAGGCTTTATGTAATTCCTCATTTCATGGTAGAATTTGATCCTGTGTTTAAGTGGCTCttgtttattgaattttaaactaCAGTTTGATGCCATGGAGGAATTTGAATAATGTATTAATGAAGGACATATTCTGTAATCACAAACTTCCATTTACTCAGGTTTCATTGCTGTGTGATGAGATTTTTCCTCTAACTTGAAATTTAAAAGCTATTATTTCCTATTCCTTTTGTTGGTAAAATAATCTGAACTTGGAACATTTTAGTAGAGAGACAACAGCAAAGACTACCAGATAATTTTGTATTGGACAAGAGAAAAGCAATGGCTAAATTCTGAATTTCAGTGCTTTATACGGTGCCTTTCGAGTCAGCTTTTGCATTATAGGGGCTTGTTACAGTCCAACTAAGATGACCACTTACAATTTATACAGAACTCATGTATAAATCAACCTTCTTAGGATATTATTCTATATCCTTTGAATTAATCCCTGTGAAGTTTTTCCTCCCCCCTAAAATGGTGCATAATATAAACATGAAATGTGTAGTATGCAGATATCATTTATTAGATAGATTGTAGTGTATAAATTTAGAACATCTTTTTGACAAAGGGTGAACTGATTGCTAATTAACCATTTTATTCTGTCAGGTACAGGCAAAACAAATTCCCATCTTGGATGATCAGATGCAAATCATTTCTGAACTTAGAGCAGAagttagaaataatataaatggcCATTTCAACCTTGACTGGCCGAAAATAactaatatacttttttcttttaagcaagTGACTTTTTTTacacttattttgaaaaagttccGTGTTAATGCAATTTTTCTAGTGAGAAATGCTTGTTATTAAAAGCATGGGAGTGAAATAGTGTGAAATGTTGGTGGTGAGTGCATCTATCATATTACTGTAGGTACTTGGACTGGTACAAACTTGATTCCTTTTCAAGCCCCTGTTtaggagcttttaaaatattactgataAAAATCCAAGCCATTGTTTCATGTAATAAGAAAATAACCAAATTCACTTTCAAGCTTCTCAACTATTTATGAAGAGCTCTCATGCTTTTACTGAAATTCACTAGAGTTGAATGTGGTAAGAAACCACTTAGCCTATGTATTGGACAAAAAAAGTCAGTATCATGATAAACTTTCATGTTAGGAGAAATcttttaggcttttaaaaaatgatttattttcagttagatgtaagaaatatttgttatgcAGGGAGGCAGATTAGATGAATGTCTTGTAGCagacaattttaaaatggtgTTAGACTTGAATTCATCAGTTATAATTGTTTGAatgagggtgggtggggagaaggataACAAAATTACTGTTAGtgtttctttccttaaggaaAAAGATGTGAATCCCAGCCTTATTTCAGGGAAGCCTTTGAAGCTATGATGGACATAAGTCTaaattaaatgtatgtatgtttcATTATATTGCTCTTAAGACTACTGAGGTGGCAgtttaattcttaaaaacaataaaatggaagCATAAATACTATTTTGCCTAGATGAATTTTTACCTAATGATGACACTGTGAGAATGCAGAATTTTCCATATTTGAGTTAATACCACATTCTATAGTAAAATACATTcactttttttaaagattaagacCAGCAAATTGAATTGTTATATTTCTTCAGTAGCATGTTTGTTTAGAGTGTAATGTGGTATTTGGGGAAAGATCTATTGCAAAGACCGTAAGAAACTATATCCATTTTGCCCTGTAAAAACCACTTGCTCAAAATTACTGTATAATGCTAATGAGATACCtctgaaatgtaaatgaaaaagatacttgaacattttttaagcTCGTAATAAGTGGCTCTTTACTGTATGAACTGCTTTAGGCTTTGTTCTGACTAATATATTGGAAgagtatttttcataaattttgtgGAAAAGCTCCATGGTTCCacctttcataaattttttgaaaatgccCTATAAGTACATGAAAACAATGCATGAGTACCCAAAAGACATTTCTCTATTAGGTTAGTCATCAAACTAATACACTGATGCTAAATGAAGTTTGACATAATCCACTCGTATTGTAAACATACTATATTCTGATTGAAGTGGATTTATTTATCTTCACTGGTTTGTAACTAATTTGTTCAATTATGGCCTAGAAACCAAGTTTACTTATTCAATATATGCACAACGTAATAAAGCAGTATTGGTTATACTAGGCTTCAGGTGAAGGAGTAAGCCAGGTAAAATACTTGGTAGTGATGCTAATAAAAACGGACTTGGAAGTTTGAACACCTTGTTTTGATTCATGACCTTTCAGTTTTCcatcactgaggaaaaaaattttaaggcagaatttttaaaataacacaatgttaaagtttatttttcccaTGTCTCTGTCTTTAATAATTGTGAATTTCTAGGCACTACAGAATCAGGATTGAAATGAACAATAGTGTAAGTTATGGATTTAGTTCTCACACATGGGTAGGACCAtcttattgataaaaaaaaaaatccattcatttaaaattgttagaCTATTTTATTCTATGACCTAAGAATATCCCAGTTTATTCTAAGTAGTTGTCAACACTAACTTACATACTGTATTTAAGCCCCTTTCCTATTGCctctgcctttaaaatttttctccattcagatTGAAAAATCCTGCTCCCTTTCACTTCCGTTACAATCAAAACTTTtcattactattttgtttttaaatttgtactcATTTTCAATTGTGTATTAAATCTTGTGGGAAAAACTGTAATATTACAATAAAGGTAAAGGTCCCCTTGACTGCTATTCCAATGAAGAGTTTCCTCCTTGGAGGTAAGTGCTGTTACATCTTTGGTGTGGATATCAAGTCGTCTTAGTCACGGATCTGTTAACCAAATAGGCTCTATGTGCTGGTAAGCATCTTCATCCATACTAAGTGTAGTATTTCATGACCTATATGCAGTAATTATATAGTGAGTATCGTGGGATGTAAAGATTCATTGAGGCATTTATATGTTAGATACAGTTCTGAGCATTCGAGGTACACCAGTTTTTAGAGACAGATGATCCATAAACATCATTAAATTATATACCATGTTAGAAGTGTGATAAAATcctatggaaaaaaggaaaagtatggATAATTGAGGTAATGGTaggtttgcaattttaaataaagtggGCAGGGTAGAACTCGTTGAAAAAATGACTAGGTGAAAGCCATACAGATAATGTGGGGCAGAGCTTTCCCAGTAGAGGGCACAGTCTGCAAAGGCCTTAGAGTGGGATTGTGCCTGTCATGCATGAGGAATAAATTGGGATACTGGACTGGAACAAATGAAGGAAGAGTAGTGAGAGGAGATCAGAAGTAATAACAGGGAATGGGGAGATCAGAGCCCTGGCCATGGAAAAGACTTTGACCTTACTCTGATGGGCTTGGGAAGCCATTGTGTTCTTAGCAAAGGAATGGAATGATCTGGCTCTTTGTATTCTGGTGTGTTGAGAAGAGACTAGGGAGGCaaagatggaagcagagagaccaggaaGAAGAGTGTTTTAATAATTTACACAAGAGATGGCAACATTATAGGTATCAAGAAGTGGGAAGTGGGTGACTTGTgggtggatatatatatatgtgtgtgtgtgtatgtgtgtgtatgtgaaataTCTATAAAACTAAACACCTATTGTATGTTAGATATGGGTGTATAATAACCAAATAGATACGGTTCCTGTCCCCTAGGAGCTTACACTCTAACTTCTCTAGAAATTGTTCTTTCTAGTCATCcctaaattttcttcaaaatattttcttatatttttcaaagtatagtggccaggaaaaaaattttatttttaaaaatgtattacccaaggccgggcgctgtggctcacgcctgtaatcctagctcttgggaggccgaggcgggcggattgctcaaggtcaggagttcaaaaccagc carries:
- the CBLL1 gene encoding E3 ubiquitin-protein ligase Hakai, translated to MDHTDNELQGTNSSGSLGGLDVRRRIPIKLISKQANKAKPAPRTQRTINRMPAKAPPGDEEGFDYNEEERYDCKGGELFGNQRRFPGHLFWDFQINILGEKDDTPVHFCDKCGLPIKIYGRMIPCKHVFCYDCAILHEKKGDKMCPGCSDPVQRIEQCTRGSLFMCSIVQGCKRTYLSQRDLQAHINHRHMRAEKPVTCASLENVHPPIAPPPTEIPDRFIMPPDKHHMSHIPPKQHIMMPPPPLQHVPHEHYNQPHEDIRAPPAELSMAPPPPRSVSQETFRISTRKHSNLITVPIQDDSNSGAREPPPPAPAPAHHHPEYQGQPVVSHPHHIMPPQQHYAPPPPPPPPISHPMPHPPQAAGTPHLVYSQAPPPPMTSAPPPITPPPGHIIAQMPPYMNHPPPGPPPPQHGGPPVTAPPPHHYNPNSLPQFTEDQGTLSPPFTQPGGMSPGIWPVPRGPPPPPRMQGPPSQTPLPGPHHPDQTRYRPYYQ